One part of the [Synechococcus] sp. NIES-970 genome encodes these proteins:
- the atpE gene encoding ATP synthase C chain, Lipid-binding protein has translation MDSLTSAASVIAAALAVGLAAIGPGIGQGNAAGSAAEGIARQPEAEGKIRGTLLLSLAFMEALTIYGLVVALVLLFANPFA, from the coding sequence ATGGATTCTTTAACTTCTGCTGCTTCTGTTATTGCTGCTGCTCTTGCGGTAGGTCTTGCGGCGATCGGCCCCGGTATTGGTCAAGGTAATGCGGCTGGTAGTGCGGCTGAAGGGATTGCGCGTCAACCCGAAGCTGAAGGTAAAATTCGTGGCACACTCCTCCTCAGCTTGGCTTTTATGGAAGCTTTAACCATCTACGGTCTTGTTGTTGCTCTCGTTCTTTTGTTCGCAAACCCCTTTGCATAA
- the atpB gene encoding ATP synthase F0, A subunit — MEMLNSLTTFSLFPLAELEVGKHFYWELGGLKVHGQVLMTSWFVIAVLLFASLLATRNVQRIPSGFQNFMEYALEFIRDLVKNQLGEKEYRPWVPFIGTLFLFIFVANWSGALVPWKIIGLPEGELAAPTNDINTTVALALLTSLAYFYAGFRKRGIGYLKKYLEPTPILLPINILEDFTKPLSLSFRLFGNILADELVVGVLVFLVPLIIPLPLMALGLFASAIQALIFSTLAAAYIAEAMEGHH, encoded by the coding sequence ATGGAAATGCTTAATAGTTTAACTACATTTAGTTTATTTCCCCTTGCTGAACTCGAAGTCGGCAAACATTTCTATTGGGAACTCGGTGGCCTGAAGGTCCACGGCCAAGTACTCATGACCTCTTGGTTCGTGATTGCTGTGCTCCTTTTTGCCTCTCTCCTGGCAACCCGCAATGTTCAGCGCATCCCCAGCGGTTTCCAAAACTTCATGGAATACGCGCTCGAATTCATTCGCGACCTGGTGAAAAACCAACTGGGAGAAAAAGAATATCGTCCCTGGGTGCCTTTTATTGGCACATTGTTCCTCTTCATCTTCGTTGCCAACTGGTCCGGTGCCCTCGTGCCCTGGAAAATCATTGGCCTCCCCGAAGGTGAACTGGCTGCTCCCACGAACGATATCAACACCACCGTTGCCCTAGCCCTGTTGACTTCCTTGGCATATTTCTATGCTGGGTTCAGAAAGCGTGGAATTGGTTACCTGAAAAAATATTTGGAACCAACCCCCATCCTCCTGCCGATTAACATCCTGGAAGATTTCACCAAACCTCTCTCCCTGAGCTTCCGTCTTTTCGGAAACATCCTCGCGGACGAACTAGTGGTTGGTGTTTTGGTATTCTTGGTTCCCCTGATTATTCCCTTACCCCTGATGGCACTCGGTTTATTTGCCAGTGCGATCCAAGCGTTGATCTTTTCTACCCTTGCTGCGGCGTATATCGCTGAAGCCATGGAAGGTCATCACTAG
- the atp1 gene encoding ATP synthase subunit I, with protein MNSSESQSQPESPKLSDTTSGSEGTPASAAAMDEYYQLKRSIFFVTLAISGAIALMVWYFYSAQTAVSYLIGAGVGIIYLRMLAKSVEKISSANPRTGSGRLALFVGLIVIATQLEQLEVLPAFLGFLTYKLAILVYVLPNSLLLSGRSS; from the coding sequence GTGAATTCATCTGAGTCTCAAAGCCAACCAGAATCTCCTAAGCTCTCTGATACAACTTCAGGCAGTGAGGGAACACCGGCAAGTGCCGCCGCAATGGACGAGTATTATCAGCTCAAACGGTCCATTTTTTTTGTGACTCTTGCCATCAGTGGGGCGATCGCCCTGATGGTTTGGTACTTTTATTCTGCCCAAACCGCCGTGAGTTATCTCATTGGTGCTGGCGTCGGAATAATTTATTTGAGAATGCTGGCAAAAAGCGTAGAAAAAATCAGTAGCGCCAATCCCAGGACCGGTTCCGGCCGATTAGCCCTCTTTGTAGGCCTAATCGTGATCGCCACCCAACTGGAGCAACTAGAAGTTCTACCCGCTTTTCTGGGGTTTCTCACCTACAAGCTTGCCATCCTCGTCTACGTTCTGCCTAATAGCTTATTGCTCTCTGGGCGATCGTCGTAG